A single Rhizobium etli CFN 42 DNA region contains:
- the repB gene encoding plasmid partitioning protein RepB — MMVNPKERNQRMKSLFAQVDTEVLAKQSAPSRAEQEKRRVGSVAVKSMDRAFVSIEDENRRLHDQLLSCESVIELDPDRVAPSFISDRLDIEGDGTFQAFVEGIREAGQKLPILVRPLAGRPGQYQAAYGHRRLRACQILKRPVKAIVRELSDEELVISRGIENSERLNLSFIEQALFAFNLKERKYSRELISNALGRKEGQRLASISILTNTAALIPEGLIR; from the coding sequence ATGATGGTCAATCCCAAAGAGCGAAACCAGCGAATGAAGAGCCTGTTTGCTCAGGTCGATACGGAGGTCCTTGCTAAGCAATCGGCACCCTCACGCGCCGAGCAGGAAAAGCGGCGAGTCGGTTCGGTGGCTGTAAAATCAATGGATCGTGCCTTCGTCTCGATCGAAGATGAGAACAGGCGCCTTCATGATCAGTTGCTTTCGTGTGAATCGGTTATCGAACTCGATCCCGATCGAGTCGCCCCGTCGTTTATCAGCGACCGCTTGGATATAGAGGGCGATGGTACGTTTCAAGCGTTTGTCGAAGGGATTAGAGAGGCCGGGCAGAAACTTCCGATCCTCGTGCGTCCCTTGGCTGGGAGGCCAGGTCAATACCAGGCTGCATATGGCCACCGGCGTCTTCGCGCTTGCCAGATACTTAAACGCCCCGTCAAGGCGATCGTACGCGAGCTAAGCGACGAGGAGCTTGTTATCTCACGGGGTATTGAGAACTCGGAACGACTCAATCTATCCTTCATCGAGCAGGCCCTGTTTGCCTTTAATCTGAAGGAGCGGAAGTACTCGCGGGAATTAATATCGAACGCGCTTGGACGTAAAGAGGGCCAGCGCCTCGCCTCGATATCGATTCTTACAAATACCGCGGCCCTGATACCTGAGGGACTCATCCGGTGA
- a CDS encoding acyl-homoserine-lactone synthase has translation MLSSKQCRQLFYYESYNRNASLSAIETQFQHTPIAFTILHDRICLVRFTTSGRLRFVPTSTTTAKFMQVFALSKPRNVHKTQLLHQHHQLRARVFSERLGWEVKVVDGQASGFETLDPTYIVAASNNGYRRTG, from the coding sequence ATGCTATCCTCCAAGCAGTGTCGCCAATTGTTTTACTATGAATCCTACAACCGTAACGCATCTCTAAGTGCGATCGAAACGCAATTCCAGCACACGCCGATCGCTTTCACCATTCTTCACGACCGAATCTGCCTTGTAAGATTTACAACTAGCGGCCGACTCCGATTTGTGCCGACTTCAACGACGACGGCGAAATTCATGCAGGTGTTCGCGCTCAGTAAACCGCGGAATGTCCACAAAACTCAGCTCCTTCACCAACACCACCAGCTACGCGCTCGCGTCTTCTCGGAGCGGCTAGGCTGGGAGGTCAAGGTTGTAGACGGCCAAGCATCCGGCTTCGAGACTCTAGACCCAACCTACATCGTTGCCGCTTCCAACAACGGCTACCGGAGGACAGGCTGA
- the repC gene encoding plasmid replication protein RepC, giving the protein MTEALSVASFRRVTPGIAASARLAMANDIPDTTKSEMALLLKKAAPVLGIDGTTYHVMDILLGLSQADDWKGSGRPIVAISNAKLAEYTLRSQRTVMRCIRRLVEAGVAAYRDSSTGRRFVYRNDKGEVTAGFGIDFTPSRVRAGELKQAVIQYHQQLNAELAAKRDISRLSRAIEDLCLSNPSQMTTERSELESILAGGGGLVERANRISSLHEQALAALAPEDIPFRLSCEGDIDDSANINTTHESESESRKLRARSTEREQISKNDRSAVEMAFKRKSREAEGVKQDNGSCDGRDSSTIQGEVLGSVSVGLIRAACPGAQSMIGQEFESWYAIGRSGETLRRMIGLSEAGWADGQKKVGQYAAAAILATVLEKSIRDPEQISRPGGYFRAMIDRAIVGRLNLERSLFGLADSRYESS; this is encoded by the coding sequence ATGACTGAAGCTTTGTCAGTGGCGTCGTTCCGACGCGTGACTCCTGGAATTGCCGCAAGTGCACGTCTTGCAATGGCAAACGACATACCAGATACGACAAAATCGGAAATGGCTTTGCTCCTGAAGAAGGCTGCTCCAGTTTTGGGCATAGATGGCACGACGTATCATGTAATGGATATCCTTCTCGGTCTTTCCCAGGCCGATGACTGGAAAGGCTCTGGGCGTCCAATCGTGGCCATATCTAATGCGAAACTCGCTGAGTATACGCTGCGCTCGCAGCGCACCGTAATGCGATGCATCCGACGGCTCGTAGAGGCGGGTGTTGCAGCCTACCGGGACAGTTCGACAGGTCGGCGCTTTGTATATCGCAACGATAAAGGCGAAGTGACGGCTGGCTTTGGAATTGACTTCACACCATCCCGTGTAAGGGCTGGCGAACTTAAGCAGGCGGTGATCCAGTACCATCAGCAATTGAACGCCGAACTCGCTGCCAAACGCGACATCAGCCGCCTGTCGCGTGCGATTGAAGATCTCTGCCTGTCCAATCCCTCGCAGATGACGACTGAAAGATCCGAGCTCGAGTCCATACTGGCGGGTGGGGGCGGGTTGGTTGAACGCGCAAATCGTATAAGTTCGCTTCACGAACAGGCGTTGGCTGCATTGGCGCCGGAGGACATTCCGTTCCGTTTGTCATGCGAGGGTGACATTGATGACAGCGCTAATATCAATACAACCCATGAATCAGAATCTGAAAGTAGAAAATTGCGGGCCCGCTCTACAGAGCGGGAACAAATTAGCAAGAACGACCGCTCCGCGGTCGAAATGGCTTTTAAAAGAAAGTCTCGCGAAGCGGAGGGGGTTAAGCAAGACAACGGAAGTTGCGATGGCCGCGACTCTTCCACGATCCAAGGGGAGGTTTTGGGCTCTGTGTCAGTTGGGCTCATTCGCGCGGCGTGCCCCGGTGCTCAATCAATGATAGGCCAAGAGTTCGAAAGTTGGTATGCGATCGGCCGGTCAGGCGAAACGCTGCGCAGGATGATAGGGTTGTCCGAAGCAGGTTGGGCAGATGGTCAGAAGAAAGTGGGCCAGTACGCGGCAGCGGCGATCTTAGCGACCGTGCTTGAAAAGTCAATTCGAGATCCGGAGCAGATTTCCAGGCCGGGGGGCTATTTCCGGGCCATGATAGATCGAGCGATCGTCGGAAGGCTGAACCTGGAGCGGAGCCTTTTCGGACTGGCAGACAGCAGGTATGAAAGTTCATGA
- a CDS encoding recombinase family protein, which produces MNTKITPDHLGRAAVVYVRQSTMTQVTGNLESQRRQYDLAGAAATTGFASVTVIDDDLGRSGSGSMERPGFERLVAQVCSGDVGAVYCIEASRLARNGRDWHHLIDLCALAGTLVIDPDGAYDPRLVNDRLLLGLKGTMSEYELSLMRQRGIAARGSKAGRGELRFMLPPGLCWSEVGKIEIDPDEHVAETIRLVFAKFRELGSGRQVFLWLRSADIKMPVVLRNVDVCKLVWKAPAYHSVMQILHNPLYAGAYAFGRRAQRTRIIDGRARKATGVRKPRDEWSVLLRDNHQGYISWREYEENHKLLAENAHMKKNCDRKSARGGRALLTGLMRCGRCGRMMRVFYGSAKGNAHRYQCRGDDAHVGVGLCIGIGGVRVDRAVAVQILEAVSYRAVEAAIFASDQVERSRRDGIAALERDLEGSRYEALLASRRYELVDPAKRHVARELEARWNDALERVGVLERKIKDLSALSAARPVIDRGRLLQLAQDLPTVWNAPSTETRTKQRLIHILVQEIICDLDDATNEAVLLIHWTGGRHTEVRVARVKTGRYPAELAPSAVEALRKLGGHWPDRELAVSLNRMLCKTGNGESWTAVRVRDMRERLGIPEYDATKVEIPMISLMKAAEKLGICVGSAKSLVQRNSSCNANPSWLAVDGSGRCVNLGSRPGVQGVVDRRPKFYEDYQYDKVARLPGI; this is translated from the coding sequence ATGAACACGAAGATCACGCCTGACCATCTTGGCCGCGCCGCTGTGGTCTATGTCCGCCAGTCCACAATGACTCAGGTCACCGGCAATCTGGAAAGTCAGCGCCGGCAGTATGATCTGGCTGGAGCTGCCGCAACGACCGGCTTTGCATCGGTGACCGTAATCGATGACGATCTCGGCCGCTCCGGCTCAGGCAGCATGGAACGGCCTGGATTCGAACGGCTTGTGGCACAGGTTTGCTCCGGCGATGTGGGAGCGGTCTATTGCATCGAGGCATCCCGCCTGGCGCGCAATGGCAGGGACTGGCATCATCTGATCGACCTTTGCGCCCTTGCCGGTACGCTGGTCATTGATCCGGATGGTGCCTATGACCCGCGGCTCGTCAACGATCGTCTGCTGCTTGGATTGAAAGGCACGATGTCGGAGTATGAGCTTAGCTTGATGCGTCAGCGCGGCATCGCAGCACGCGGTTCCAAGGCTGGACGCGGGGAACTGCGGTTCATGTTGCCGCCGGGCTTGTGCTGGAGCGAAGTGGGCAAGATCGAGATCGACCCGGACGAACATGTGGCTGAGACGATCAGGCTTGTCTTTGCCAAATTCCGGGAGCTGGGAAGTGGACGACAGGTCTTTTTGTGGCTGCGGTCGGCCGATATCAAGATGCCGGTCGTTCTGCGCAATGTGGACGTCTGCAAGCTCGTCTGGAAAGCGCCAGCGTACCACAGCGTCATGCAGATCCTCCACAACCCACTCTATGCAGGCGCCTATGCCTTCGGAAGACGCGCACAGCGAACGCGGATCATCGATGGTCGCGCTCGCAAAGCCACCGGGGTGCGCAAACCCCGGGATGAATGGAGCGTGTTGCTGCGCGACAATCATCAAGGTTACATCAGTTGGCGGGAATACGAGGAGAACCACAAGCTCCTGGCCGAGAACGCGCACATGAAGAAGAACTGCGATCGCAAGTCAGCGCGTGGCGGCCGTGCCCTTTTGACCGGGCTGATGCGATGCGGTCGCTGTGGCCGAATGATGCGCGTCTTCTACGGCAGCGCGAAGGGCAACGCGCATCGCTATCAGTGCCGCGGCGACGATGCACACGTGGGTGTCGGCCTTTGTATCGGCATTGGCGGCGTCAGGGTCGATCGCGCCGTTGCGGTCCAGATTCTGGAAGCGGTGTCTTATCGTGCCGTCGAAGCGGCAATCTTCGCCTCGGATCAAGTCGAGCGGTCCCGAAGAGATGGCATTGCGGCACTCGAGCGGGATCTCGAAGGCTCACGCTACGAAGCGCTGTTGGCCAGTCGCAGGTATGAGCTTGTGGACCCGGCCAAGCGGCATGTTGCACGCGAACTGGAGGCCCGATGGAATGATGCCCTGGAGCGAGTGGGCGTGCTTGAGCGCAAGATCAAGGACCTGTCCGCGCTGTCAGCAGCGCGCCCCGTCATCGATCGTGGCCGACTCCTGCAGCTTGCCCAGGATCTCCCGACCGTCTGGAATGCGCCCTCCACTGAGACGAGAACAAAGCAGCGGCTCATTCACATCCTGGTTCAGGAGATTATTTGCGATCTCGACGATGCGACCAACGAGGCGGTGCTGTTGATCCATTGGACCGGAGGTCGGCACACAGAGGTGCGTGTGGCGCGCGTCAAGACCGGAAGATATCCTGCTGAGCTCGCACCATCGGCCGTCGAAGCACTGCGCAAACTGGGCGGACATTGGCCAGATCGGGAACTCGCGGTCTCCCTCAATCGGATGCTTTGCAAGACAGGTAATGGCGAGAGCTGGACGGCCGTGCGTGTTCGTGACATGCGCGAGCGTCTGGGAATTCCCGAATATGATGCCACCAAAGTGGAGATACCGATGATCAGCTTGATGAAAGCGGCGGAGAAACTCGGTATTTGCGTGGGATCGGCCAAAAGCCTGGTGCAGAGGAATTCTTCCTGCAACGCAAATCCTTCCTGGCTCGCCGTGGATGGTTCCGGTAGATGCGTTAACCTCGGAAGCCGTCCAGGGGTGCAGGGTGTCGTCGATCGACGCCCCAAGTTTTATGAAGATTATCAATACGATAAAGTCGCCCGGTTGCCCGGAATTTGA
- the repA gene encoding plasmid partitioning protein RepA, with product MITNQQQIQQAESSAMKIRRQSQLLSSQLQSIRERLYEPEAAKSLKTFTSREVAALLGIAESTLRQMSLDGESAIPDRQDNGRRIYTLHQVNQIREHLAQKRPNEALVFLPRRRAGDKLQVVAVANFKGGSAKTTTTVHLAHYLAIRGLRVLAIDLDPQASLSAMFGYQPEFDVDENETVYAAIRYDDRRRSVHEVIRRTYFAGIDLIPANLELMEYEHETPHAIADGYGRGDEIFFRRLLTVISEVEADYDIVLVDAPPQLGYLTLGALCAATALLITIHPAMIDVASMNQFLAMMSDLMGVIEKRGGTLSHDFIRYVITRHNPNDGPQVNVVTLLRSLFKEDVLAPAVAETTAIASAGLENKSLYELSRGVGRDTLSRALESVDSVNREIFHHIKNVWGR from the coding sequence ATGATAACAAACCAGCAGCAGATCCAACAAGCTGAATCGTCGGCGATGAAGATCAGGCGACAGTCACAGTTGTTGTCTTCGCAACTCCAGTCAATTCGCGAACGACTTTATGAGCCTGAGGCTGCAAAATCCCTTAAAACTTTTACGTCGCGCGAGGTTGCTGCGCTACTCGGCATTGCGGAATCCACGCTACGCCAGATGTCGCTTGACGGTGAGAGCGCTATCCCCGACCGACAGGACAACGGCCGGCGGATCTATACGCTTCACCAGGTAAATCAGATACGTGAGCATCTCGCCCAAAAGCGTCCAAACGAAGCACTGGTGTTCTTGCCCCGACGCCGGGCGGGTGACAAGCTACAGGTTGTTGCCGTCGCAAACTTCAAGGGCGGCTCGGCTAAAACTACCACAACCGTGCATCTGGCGCACTATCTGGCAATCCGGGGGCTTCGGGTGCTTGCAATTGATCTAGACCCGCAAGCATCATTGTCGGCAATGTTCGGATACCAGCCCGAGTTCGACGTTGATGAAAACGAAACTGTCTATGCCGCGATTCGTTACGATGATCGTCGCAGGTCTGTTCACGAGGTAATCAGACGAACCTATTTCGCAGGAATCGATTTGATCCCGGCAAACCTCGAGTTGATGGAGTACGAACACGAAACTCCGCATGCTATCGCGGATGGCTATGGGCGAGGAGACGAGATCTTTTTTCGCAGGCTTTTGACGGTCATCAGCGAAGTTGAGGCGGACTACGATATAGTCCTTGTCGATGCCCCTCCCCAGCTCGGTTACCTTACGCTCGGCGCCCTCTGTGCTGCCACCGCGCTGCTTATCACAATTCATCCAGCAATGATTGACGTTGCCAGTATGAATCAGTTTCTAGCTATGATGAGTGATCTCATGGGCGTGATCGAGAAACGCGGCGGTACACTCAGCCACGATTTCATCCGCTATGTGATCACGCGACACAACCCCAACGACGGTCCTCAAGTTAACGTCGTCACTTTGTTACGCTCCCTGTTTAAAGAGGATGTTTTGGCTCCGGCTGTTGCCGAGACTACTGCGATTGCAAGTGCCGGGCTTGAAAACAAGAGTCTTTATGAATTGTCAAGGGGTGTCGGACGCGATACGCTTAGTCGCGCACTCGAGTCGGTGGATTCGGTCAATCGCGAGATTTTCCATCATATCAAAAACGTGTGGGGTAGATGA
- a CDS encoding bifunctional aldolase/short-chain dehydrogenase produces MKSRWSVSEFASVVDGYVAKGINRDLAIRTYTTRLLGCDPELVLHGGGNTSVKTVLTEMDGSEVEVLGVKGSGWDMGTIEPQGLPAVRLEPLRAMVGFETLSDDDMVMLQRRLLIDPSAPNPSVEAILHALLPFKHIDHTHANAIVSLTNQPHGEDIIRELFPDSIIVPYVMPGFDLAKVCDAAYRANPKGDGMILLKHGIFTWSEDPRTSYEDMIAKIDQAKKRIAKGRAKPFQSVSVPGGLADTADIAPILRGALAVDTGQDGEPRRFVLEHRSSERILDFCNSDKVESLVRRGNATPEHVIHIKRFGVALPAPRKDKLEEWAATVQEAVSSYEADYKDYFARNNLRAGGIKRMLDPKPRVFYVAGLGLFAAGAAHKNAIVAADVAEATIEVISNAEGIDAFEALSEADLFDIEYWSLEQVKLIKVQEKPLTRQVAIVTGAASGLGLSVAEALKAEGADVALFDISEEPLKVAAKRLGALPVVCDVTNPDAVDRAVAEVARHYGGVDILISNAGAAFQGKLLSVDEATFRMAFELNFWGHHYVARAAVRIMEKQGTGGALVFNVSKQAVNPGADFGPYGTSKAALMALMRQYAVEHGASGITSNAVNADRIRTGLMTDQMVEDRSKARGLPPEEYMRGNMLKREVTAADVAAAFLHLAKARASTGAVITVDGGNVAAMMR; encoded by the coding sequence ATGAAATCGCGCTGGTCGGTATCCGAATTTGCCTCGGTGGTCGATGGATACGTCGCCAAAGGTATCAACCGTGACCTCGCCATCCGCACCTACACGACCCGGTTGCTCGGCTGCGACCCGGAACTGGTTCTGCATGGCGGCGGCAACACCTCCGTCAAAACCGTTCTGACCGAAATGGATGGATCCGAGGTCGAGGTGCTCGGCGTCAAGGGCAGCGGCTGGGACATGGGCACGATCGAACCCCAGGGGTTGCCGGCAGTGCGTCTTGAGCCGTTGCGCGCCATGGTCGGCTTCGAAACGCTCTCCGATGACGACATGGTGATGCTACAAAGACGATTGCTGATCGATCCCTCTGCCCCCAATCCCTCCGTCGAGGCGATCCTGCATGCCCTGCTCCCGTTCAAGCACATAGACCACACCCATGCGAACGCCATCGTATCCCTGACCAACCAGCCCCATGGCGAAGACATCATCCGCGAGCTCTTCCCGGACTCGATTATCGTTCCCTATGTCATGCCAGGCTTCGATCTCGCCAAGGTCTGCGATGCTGCCTACCGCGCCAATCCCAAGGGCGATGGCATGATCCTCTTAAAACATGGCATCTTCACATGGTCGGAAGATCCGCGCACTTCCTATGAGGATATGATCGCGAAGATAGATCAGGCAAAAAAACGTATCGCCAAGGGGAGGGCGAAGCCGTTCCAGAGCGTCAGCGTACCGGGAGGACTGGCCGATACTGCCGATATTGCCCCGATCCTGCGTGGTGCGCTGGCGGTCGACACGGGCCAGGACGGCGAACCCAGACGCTTCGTGTTGGAACACCGCTCAAGCGAACGAATCCTCGATTTCTGCAATTCGGACAAGGTGGAAAGCCTCGTGCGCCGTGGCAATGCGACCCCGGAACACGTCATTCACATCAAGCGCTTTGGCGTGGCGCTCCCGGCGCCCCGGAAAGACAAGCTTGAGGAGTGGGCTGCCACGGTGCAGGAAGCGGTTTCCAGCTATGAGGCCGACTACAAGGATTACTTCGCCCGCAACAATCTTCGCGCGGGCGGGATCAAGCGAATGCTCGATCCGAAGCCGCGTGTCTTCTATGTTGCTGGACTGGGCCTCTTTGCCGCCGGCGCGGCGCACAAGAATGCGATAGTGGCTGCCGATGTCGCGGAGGCAACAATCGAGGTCATCAGCAATGCCGAGGGGATCGATGCCTTCGAGGCCCTTTCGGAAGCCGATCTCTTCGATATCGAGTATTGGTCGCTTGAACAGGTCAAGCTTATCAAGGTCCAGGAAAAGCCCTTGACACGGCAGGTAGCGATCGTAACGGGTGCGGCAAGCGGCCTCGGTCTGTCGGTCGCCGAAGCGTTAAAGGCGGAGGGCGCCGATGTCGCGCTGTTCGACATCTCGGAAGAGCCGCTGAAGGTCGCCGCGAAACGTCTAGGTGCGCTGCCCGTCGTCTGCGATGTGACCAACCCCGATGCAGTAGATCGCGCCGTGGCGGAGGTTGCCCGTCATTACGGCGGCGTCGACATCCTGATTTCCAATGCCGGAGCGGCTTTTCAGGGCAAGCTTCTCTCCGTCGACGAGGCCACGTTCCGCATGGCGTTTGAGCTGAATTTCTGGGGCCATCACTATGTCGCCCGGGCTGCCGTTCGCATCATGGAAAAGCAGGGAACCGGCGGTGCCTTGGTCTTCAATGTCTCGAAACAGGCGGTCAATCCGGGTGCTGATTTCGGTCCCTATGGCACGTCCAAAGCAGCGCTGATGGCGCTAATGCGGCAATATGCGGTTGAACACGGTGCATCCGGCATCACGTCGAATGCGGTCAATGCCGACCGCATTCGTACCGGCCTGATGACCGACCAGATGGTGGAGGATCGCTCCAAGGCGCGCGGCCTGCCCCCGGAGGAATACATGCGCGGCAACATGCTGAAGCGGGAGGTGACCGCCGCAGACGTGGCCGCCGCCTTCCTGCATCTCGCCAAGGCGCGCGCCTCGACAGGGGCAGTTATCACCGTGGACGGCGGAAACGTCGCCGCGATGATGCGATAA
- a CDS encoding FAD-dependent oxidoreductase gives MNAAGPWVANVISDVVGLKTNDRIRLVQGSHIVVNRLYDHDRCYIFQNPDGRIFFAIPYEDDFTLVGTTDRDYDAAPENVAASSEEIDYLVQAVSSYLARM, from the coding sequence GTGAATGCTGCCGGTCCCTGGGTTGCCAATGTCATCTCCGATGTCGTTGGTCTGAAGACGAATGATCGTATCCGGCTGGTTCAGGGCAGCCATATCGTCGTCAACAGGCTTTATGATCACGACCGCTGCTACATTTTCCAGAATCCGGACGGTCGCATCTTCTTCGCCATTCCTTATGAAGACGACTTTACGCTCGTGGGCACGACCGATCGTGATTACGATGCTGCTCCCGAGAACGTCGCGGCTTCGTCGGAAGAAATCGATTATCTCGTGCAGGCAGTTTCTTCCTATTTGGCAAGGATGTGA
- a CDS encoding acyl-homoserine-lactone synthase has product MVKSSRFCVDTTLEERRRSGSVHEITLTRFAGIIEWCLANGYAEVKTGLTRPTKLTEQQAINQAKGLVRIPM; this is encoded by the coding sequence ATGGTCAAGAGCTCCCGCTTCTGCGTTGATACGACCCTTGAAGAGCGCAGGCGATCGGGTTCAGTACATGAGATAACGCTGACCAGGTTTGCGGGCATCATCGAGTGGTGCCTCGCAAATGGTTATGCCGAGGTCAAGACCGGGCTCACGAGGCCGACGAAGCTGACCGAGCAACAGGCCATCAACCAAGCCAAAGGCTTGGTGCGTATTCCGATGTGA
- a CDS encoding Ulp1 family isopeptidase, protein MSPIDTRRAAFGTGNRQIRLEDQVRAGPVTSYAQQAGYQSVTHTVFDAEHIGDNRLVGSAPIPPLLEDEHIAADFALLGEALRRASPDIAARTRLVAPAVAHFLRMARNPADAAAAFHDIIDGGRANFGSGTASFVFLPVNNAGTGAGGTHWSLLFVDLRGRQPVAYHYDSLGTLNSAIAKGLAARLGARLDGVRMAQQDNSYDCGVFVVDATRALAARLADGERPGSQPLHLDTLVADRQALLDRLTAPSNARVEVASSSRSRERFRER, encoded by the coding sequence TTGTCGCCCATCGACACCAGGAGGGCTGCTTTTGGAACGGGGAACCGGCAGATCAGGCTTGAAGATCAAGTCAGGGCAGGTCCTGTCACTTCCTACGCGCAACAGGCGGGGTACCAATCAGTCACCCACACGGTTTTTGATGCCGAACATATTGGTGACAACCGGCTAGTCGGGAGCGCGCCAATCCCTCCTTTGCTCGAAGACGAGCATATCGCGGCCGATTTTGCACTGCTTGGCGAGGCGCTGCGCAGGGCCAGTCCCGACATCGCCGCCCGGACACGGTTGGTGGCGCCTGCGGTGGCCCATTTCTTGCGCATGGCTCGGAACCCGGCCGACGCGGCCGCCGCTTTCCACGACATCATCGATGGCGGCAGAGCCAACTTCGGGAGCGGCACGGCCAGCTTCGTGTTCCTTCCGGTCAACAATGCTGGGACTGGCGCGGGGGGCACCCACTGGTCGCTTTTGTTTGTCGATCTGCGCGGGCGCCAGCCGGTCGCCTATCATTACGACTCCTTGGGCACCCTGAACAGCGCCATTGCAAAGGGGCTGGCAGCACGTCTGGGGGCCCGCTTGGATGGAGTGCGGATGGCCCAGCAGGACAACAGCTACGATTGCGGGGTATTTGTCGTGGACGCCACCAGGGCGCTGGCCGCGCGATTGGCTGATGGAGAACGGCCCGGGAGCCAGCCGCTGCACCTCGACACCCTCGTCGCCGACCGGCAGGCTTTACTGGACCGCCTCACGGCCCCAAGTAACGCACGAGTGGAAGTGGCGTCTTCCTCGAGAAGCAGAGAACGCTTTAGGGAGCGATAA